TCGGGCGTCTTTGACGGGCTGACCCGTGTGCTGCGCAAACGCCCCGAATAACCCCGCTGCGGCAATATCCTGCCCCGATGGAATCGCAGTGCGGGTTCATGCGGGCCTGAAGGGGGCGTTGCAACCATGGACAAAGCCCGCGCCATCGGTGGGCCGGGGTCTGCCGATCCTACGTTAGAGGGGCGCAGTTTATGCAAGCTGCATATTCTAAAGATCACAGGCTTGGCCTGCCATCAGCCAAATCGGCAGGCCGCGGGACGGCCAGACCTATGGCGCGGCGGGCTGCGCCCTTTGCTCCGCGCCTTGGGCGTCCCCCTTCTGGCCAGCCCCCGCAAACCGGATATTCCAACCTGACCAGACCAGACTCTAGCGGAGGCGTTTGAACAGCCGCATCTGTTCATAAAGCGATTCCATACGTTCCAGCCTTTCACTGGTATCGGCCCAGTTGCGTTCCTGAATGCGCGCCAGCATCGCCTCGACAATCGCGACAAGGGGCACCACCGTGTCCCATGCGGACGGCACTTCTATATGGCTGGCAAGGATATGGCGCGCGACACTGGCCGCAGGCGACACCCATCTGTCGGTCAGCAAGATGACCTCTACGCCCTGCTCGTTGGCCAGTTCGGCCAGTTGCATCACTGACGGCTCATACCGGCGAATGTCGAACACCACCAGCACATCACGTTCGGTCATGTCCAGCAGCGCGGGCGGCCATGTGTTGGGCAGGCTGGACAGCAGCGACACATCGGCGCGCATGACCTTCAGCGCGGTTGCGAAATATTCAGCGATGGACCGCGTCAACCGCCCCCCCACCATATGCACAGGGCGCGCCTTGTCCGACAGAATGCGCGCCGCTTCGTCAAAGCTGGCCAGATCCTGCTGGCGCAGTGTCATGTTCACATTTTCGATCACACTTTGGGCAAACCGGTTCAGGATATGATCCTGCGCGCCCGCCCCTGCCCATTTTTCGTGCTTGGATATGGGCGAGGCCAGTCTTTCGCCCAGATCTTCATGCAGTTGCGTGCGAAATTCGGGGTAGCCCGAGAACCCCAGCTTGCGCACCAGCCGCACGACAGTCGGCCCTGACACTTCGGCGGCGCGGGCGACATCGGACACGCTGCCCAGGACGGAAACCGGAAAATTCCCAAGCATATAAGCCGCAAGTTGCCGTTCGGCCCGCGTCATGTCCGGCATTGCCGCGCGCAGTCGCGCCTCCAGTGTGTCGATAGGTTTCATGCCAGCCCCCTGTCCCTGAAAGAACTACGAACAAGTTTGTAATTTTTGTTACAGAAAATCAATGCAAGAAAAAGTCTTGACGAAATCGCCCCCCATGCGGCAGGCTTGCCGGTATCAGCCCGATGGAATCTATCTGATGTCACATCCCGACCCTGCACCCTTATCATCCACGCCGCCGCCCATGCATGGCGGCTGGTCAGGCCTGTGCGATGCCTGGGGTGCCACTGGCGCTGCGGACCCTGATGCGTTGACACCGCAGGTGCTGCTGATCTGCGAACACGCATCAAATGCCACAGCCCCGCCATGGACGCATTTTGACGAAGACCCCGCGCAAATGGCGGCCCATGTTGCCAGCGATCCGGGCGCGCTGGGGCTGGCGCGGGCGCTGGGGGCCATTCTGGGCCAGTCCACCGGCGCGGCAGAACTGGTGCACGCGCCCCTGTCACGCCTGATCTATGATCTGAACCGCAGCCCCGACCGCGCGGATGCCATGCCGCCAGTGTCCGAATCATTCCATATACGGCAAAATCAGGGGTTGGATCTTGGCCAACGCATGACCCGTATGGAAGCGCTGTATCTGCCGTTTCACAACCATGTCCGCGCCCGCATTGCGCGTGCGCTGATGCATGGCACGCGCCCGTGCATCGTGACCATCCATTCCTTCAGCCCGACATGGCACGGCCTGCCCCGCGATGTGGAATTCGGCATCATCCACGATGACGCGCCCGAATTCGCACAGGCCATTCTGGCACATTCTGCGGATACCGGACTGACAACGCGCCTGAACGAACCCTACAGCGCCACCGATCATGTGACCCACACGCTGCGTCTGCATGCGCTGCCATATTTCCTGCCCAATGCCATGCTGGAATTACGCAATGACCTGATTGCCAGCCCCGCACAGCAAGCCGATATTGCCGCGCGGCTGGCACCCGCGATATTGCGCGCGATGCAAACCCTGAAGGATGGCCCATGCCCGCAATCCTGATCACCTATGTTCGCTGGGTAGAGGCGCTGAACTACCGCGTGGGCCGTCTGGCCATGTGGGGGCTGTTTGTGCTGATGGCCGTGCTGATGTGGGGGGCGGTTGCGCGCGCGGGCTTCACCCCGCAAATCTGGACGGACGAGATGGCACAGTTCCTGCTGCTGGGGTATTTCATGCTTGGGGGCGCGTATTCGCTACAACTGGGATCGGCGGTGCGGATGGATCTTTTGTATTCGCGCTGGTCGGACCGCACGAAAGCCGCTGTCGATGCGATTACCATTTTCACGCTGCTGGTCTATCTGGGTGTGCTGTTATGGGGCGGGATTGAAAGCACGCAATATGCGCTGGAATATGGCGAACGCCGCCGTGGAATGTGGCGGCCCTATATGGCGCCCATCAAGATTATCATGTGCCTAGGGATTATGCTGATGATCCTGCAATGCACTGCGTTTCTGATCCGTGATATCGCCAAACTCAGGGGCAAGGACATCTGATGTCATATGAAATGATTGCAGCCCTGATGTTCGGGTCCATGCTGGTGGTCATGCTGACCGGCCAGCGCATGTTTGGCGTCATTGGCTTTGTGGCCGTGGTGGCCGCGATCGGGTTGTGGGGCGACCGTGGCGGGCATGATCTGGCATTCGCGCAGACCATCAAGCTGATGAACTGGTTTCCGCTGATGACGCTGCCGATGTTCATTTTCATGGGCTATGTGCTGTCGGAAAGCAAACTGGCCGATGATCTGTACCGCATGTTTCATGTGTGGTTCGGCCCTGTGCCGGGCGGGCTGGCGATTGGCACGATTGTGCTGATGGTGCTGATTTCAGCCATGAACGGGCTAAGCGTGGCAGGCATGGCGATTGGGGCCACAATCGCGCTGCCCGAATTGCTGAAGCGAAATTACGACAAGCGCATGGTCACGGGCGTCATTCAGGCCGGCTCCAGCCTTGGGATTCTGGTGCCGCCGTCGGTGGTGCTGGTGCTGTATGCGATGATCGCGCGCCAGCCGGTGGGTCAGCTATGGATGGCGGGCCTGTTGCCGGGGCTGCTGCTGGCCACGCTGTTCATCATCTATATCTGGATACGCTGCAAGATTAACCCCGCCCTTGGCCCGACCATCGATCCCGACGAACTGGCGCGCGTGACGCGCTCGGAAAAATACCGCCTGCTGCTGGCAGGGTTGATGCCGCTGGGCATTTTCGCGGTGATGATGGTGCCATTTGTTCTGGGCTATACGCGGCTGGTCGAAAGTTCGGTCGTGGGGGCGGTGGCGGCGCTGGCCGTGTCACTGGCCAAGGGCCGTATGAGCTGGGATGTGCTGGAGCGCTGCACCCGCAAGACACTGGCCATTTCATGCATGTTCTTGTGGATCATCCTTGCAGCGCTTGCCTTCGGCGCGGTATTCGACGGGCTGCGCGCTGTGGATTTCGTGCGCGCGCTGTTCATGGAGAACCTGGGGCTTGGGCGCTGGGAAATCCTGATCCTGATGCAGATTTCCTTTATCCTGATGGGCATGTTTCTGGATGACACCGCGATGCTGGTGATTGTCGCGCCGCTATATGTGCCCATTGTGCGGATGCTGGAATTCGATCTGATCTGGTATGGGGTGCTCTATACCATCACCTGCCAGATCGCCTATATGACGCCGCCATTTGGCTATAACCTGTTCCTGATGCGGGCCATGGCGCCGAAAGAAGTGTCCTTGATAGATATCTACCGCTCCATCGTGCCCTTTGTGGGGGTGATGGTCATTGGCCTTGCGCTGGTGATGATCTTTCCACAGATCGCGCTGTGGCTGCCGGGCGTGGTATTTCCCTGAACCCATACAGAAGGCGCGGATAACGCGCCCGAACAACTGAAACCCAAGACAGGAAGGAAGACCCATGACAACGACAAGACGGAAGTTTCTGACCACCAGCGCCCTTGGCGGCGCGGCAACCCTTGCCGCACCCGCAGTGCGCGCGCAATCTACCATCCGCTGGCGGCTGCAAACCTATGCCGGTGCGGCCCTTGGCGCACAGGTGGCCAAACCCGCCATCGACATGTTCAACGCCATTGCGGGCGATGAAATGCAGATTGATCTGTATTATGCCGACCAGCTTGTGCCCACGGAAGAGCTGTTCCAGGCCATGCAGCGCGGCACAATCGACGCTGTGCAATCGGATGATGACAGCATGGCGTCACCCACGGAAGTGACCGTGTTCGGCGGCTATTTCCCCTTCGCAAGCCGTTACAGCCTTGATGTGCCAGCGCTGTTCAATGACTGGGGCCTGAACGAGATCTGGGCCGAGGAATATGAGAAGGTGGGCGTCAAGCATATCTCGGCCGGGTCCTGGGATCCGTGCCATTTCATCACCTCCTCGCCCATCACCTCGCTTGCCGATCTTGAGGGGAAGCGGGTGTTTACCTTCCCGACTGCGGGGCGGTTCCTGTCGCAATTCGGTGTGGTGCCGGTCAGTGTGCCATGGGAAGATGTGGAAATTGCGCTGCAAACCCGCGAGATTGACGGCGTGGCATGGTGCGGGATCACCGAAGCCTATGAGGTGGGCTGGGCCGATATCTGTAGCCATTTCCTGACCAACAACATTTCTGGTGCGTGGATCGGGCATTTCTTTGCCAATATGGACCGCTGGAACGAATTGCCCGAACATCTGCGCAACCTGATGGCGACGTGTTTCGAGCAGTCGCATTACTACCGCCAGCACTGGTATTGGGCGGGCGAGGCGCGGCTGCGCACCGAAGGCGACAAGCTGGAACTGACATCCATTCCCGATGCGGAATGGGGCAATGTTGAAGGGGCAGCGCGCGATTTCTGGGAAGAGATCGCCGCCGAATCCGACACCAAGCGCCGCGTGGTCGAGGTGTTCCGCGCCTATAACGCGGCGATGGACAAGGCGGGCCGCCCCTATCGCTACAGCTAGGGCTGGTTTGACCGGCAAAGGGGGGGGGCTGTCTGCCCCGCACCCCCCGAGGATATTTTTACCAGAATGAAAGCGGATACACGCGCGTGCTGGATGTGGTAGGAGGATTGGCTGATGGCCGCTGAGATGACATTGCAGGACCTGCAAAAAGCCTTTGATGACGGTGAGATTGATACAGTATTGGTCGCGGCCCCCGACATGCAGGGGCGGCTGATGGGCAAGCGGTTCCATGCCGCGCATTTTCTGGCATCGGGATATGAAGAGACGCATTGCTGCAATTACCTGCTGGCCACGGATATGGAGATGCTGACCGTCGAGGGATATGCCTCGACCAGTTGGGCCAAGGGATATGGCGATTACATGATGAAGCCCGATCTGGGCACGCTGCGCCCCCTGCCCTGGCTGGAAGGGACCGCGCTGGTGCTGTGCGATCTGGTGGATCACCACACCCATGAGGAGATCAGCATTTCGCCGCGCGCCATTCTGAAGCGCCAGATCGCGCGGGCGCAGGCAATGGGCTATGTGGCAATGGCCGCGACCGAGCTGGAGTTCTATATTTTCGAGCAAAGCTACGAGAATTTGCGCGATCATGGAACGGACCGGCTGACGCCCGTTTCGGCCTATAATGAAGACTACCACCTGTTCCAGACCACCAAGGAAGAGCCGCTGATGCGCGCGCTGCGCAATGGCCTTTATGGTGCGGGCATTCCTGTGGAAAATTCCAAGGGCGAGGCAGAGGCCGGCCAGGCGGAAATCAATATCCGTTATGCCGATATGCTGACCACTGCCGATTATCATGTGATCACCAAGCAGGCGACGAAGGAAATCGCATACGGGCTTGGTCAGTCTGTCACCTTCATGGCGAAATATGACCACCGCTGCGCGGGATCATCGAGCCATGTGCACCAGTCGCTATGGACACCAGAGGGCACAGCGGCCTTCATGGACGGGGATGCAGGATATGGCATGTCGGCATTGATGCGCCAGTATATGGCCGGTCAACTGGCCCATGCGCGCGAGATCACGGCGTTTCTGGCCCCCAATGTGAACAGCTACAAACGGTTCTGCACCGGCATGTTCGCCCCCACCAAGGCGGTGTGGTCGCTGGACAACCGCACGGCGGGTTTTCGTGTGTGCGGGGATGGCGGCCGGGCAGTACGCGTGGAATGCCGGATTGGCGGGGCGGATCTGAACCCCTATCTGGCCTGTGCGGCGCTGTTGGCGGCGGGGCTTGCGGGGATCGAGCAGGGTATGGCGCTGGAGCCGGAATTGCGCGGTGATATGTATGGCGCGCGCGAAGCACGCGAGATTCCCAAGACCCTGCGCGAGGCGGCCGACCTGCTGGAAGGGTCGGATATGTTGCGCGCGGCGTTTGGCGATGATGTGGTGGAGCATTACACCCATGCTGCAAGATGGGAGATTTCGGAACATGACCGCGTGGTCACCGACTGGGAACGCAAGCGGTTGCTGGAGCGGGGCTGAGCAAACGGCTGCGGTCTGTCTGAGTATTTTTTGGCAAGATGAAGCCCGCAGCACAAAGGTGCGGGGCAGAAAACAGGAGCAAGGATGTCTACGATCAAGCTGATCTCGCCCGTGGATGGGTCGGTTCATGCCGAACGCGCGGCCCTGCCGCTGGCGGATGCGCGGGCCTGTGTCGCACGCGCACGCGCGGCGCAAGGGAACTGGGCTGCGCGCCCGTTGC
Above is a window of Roseinatronobacter sp. S2 DNA encoding:
- a CDS encoding MurR/RpiR family transcriptional regulator, which encodes MKPIDTLEARLRAAMPDMTRAERQLAAYMLGNFPVSVLGSVSDVARAAEVSGPTVVRLVRKLGFSGYPEFRTQLHEDLGERLASPISKHEKWAGAGAQDHILNRFAQSVIENVNMTLRQQDLASFDEAARILSDKARPVHMVGGRLTRSIAEYFATALKVMRADVSLLSSLPNTWPPALLDMTERDVLVVFDIRRYEPSVMQLAELANEQGVEVILLTDRWVSPAASVARHILASHIEVPSAWDTVVPLVAIVEAMLARIQERNWADTSERLERMESLYEQMRLFKRLR
- a CDS encoding N-formylglutamate amidohydrolase, coding for MTKSPPMRQACRYQPDGIYLMSHPDPAPLSSTPPPMHGGWSGLCDAWGATGAADPDALTPQVLLICEHASNATAPPWTHFDEDPAQMAAHVASDPGALGLARALGAILGQSTGAAELVHAPLSRLIYDLNRSPDRADAMPPVSESFHIRQNQGLDLGQRMTRMEALYLPFHNHVRARIARALMHGTRPCIVTIHSFSPTWHGLPRDVEFGIIHDDAPEFAQAILAHSADTGLTTRLNEPYSATDHVTHTLRLHALPYFLPNAMLELRNDLIASPAQQADIAARLAPAILRAMQTLKDGPCPQS
- a CDS encoding TRAP transporter small permease subunit, translated to MPAILITYVRWVEALNYRVGRLAMWGLFVLMAVLMWGAVARAGFTPQIWTDEMAQFLLLGYFMLGGAYSLQLGSAVRMDLLYSRWSDRTKAAVDAITIFTLLVYLGVLLWGGIESTQYALEYGERRRGMWRPYMAPIKIIMCLGIMLMILQCTAFLIRDIAKLRGKDI
- a CDS encoding TRAP transporter large permease subunit, whose amino-acid sequence is MSYEMIAALMFGSMLVVMLTGQRMFGVIGFVAVVAAIGLWGDRGGHDLAFAQTIKLMNWFPLMTLPMFIFMGYVLSESKLADDLYRMFHVWFGPVPGGLAIGTIVLMVLISAMNGLSVAGMAIGATIALPELLKRNYDKRMVTGVIQAGSSLGILVPPSVVLVLYAMIARQPVGQLWMAGLLPGLLLATLFIIYIWIRCKINPALGPTIDPDELARVTRSEKYRLLLAGLMPLGIFAVMMVPFVLGYTRLVESSVVGAVAALAVSLAKGRMSWDVLERCTRKTLAISCMFLWIILAALAFGAVFDGLRAVDFVRALFMENLGLGRWEILILMQISFILMGMFLDDTAMLVIVAPLYVPIVRMLEFDLIWYGVLYTITCQIAYMTPPFGYNLFLMRAMAPKEVSLIDIYRSIVPFVGVMVIGLALVMIFPQIALWLPGVVFP
- a CDS encoding TRAP transporter substrate-binding protein codes for the protein MTTTRRKFLTTSALGGAATLAAPAVRAQSTIRWRLQTYAGAALGAQVAKPAIDMFNAIAGDEMQIDLYYADQLVPTEELFQAMQRGTIDAVQSDDDSMASPTEVTVFGGYFPFASRYSLDVPALFNDWGLNEIWAEEYEKVGVKHISAGSWDPCHFITSSPITSLADLEGKRVFTFPTAGRFLSQFGVVPVSVPWEDVEIALQTREIDGVAWCGITEAYEVGWADICSHFLTNNISGAWIGHFFANMDRWNELPEHLRNLMATCFEQSHYYRQHWYWAGEARLRTEGDKLELTSIPDAEWGNVEGAARDFWEEIAAESDTKRRVVEVFRAYNAAMDKAGRPYRYS
- a CDS encoding glutamine synthetase family protein translates to MAAEMTLQDLQKAFDDGEIDTVLVAAPDMQGRLMGKRFHAAHFLASGYEETHCCNYLLATDMEMLTVEGYASTSWAKGYGDYMMKPDLGTLRPLPWLEGTALVLCDLVDHHTHEEISISPRAILKRQIARAQAMGYVAMAATELEFYIFEQSYENLRDHGTDRLTPVSAYNEDYHLFQTTKEEPLMRALRNGLYGAGIPVENSKGEAEAGQAEINIRYADMLTTADYHVITKQATKEIAYGLGQSVTFMAKYDHRCAGSSSHVHQSLWTPEGTAAFMDGDAGYGMSALMRQYMAGQLAHAREITAFLAPNVNSYKRFCTGMFAPTKAVWSLDNRTAGFRVCGDGGRAVRVECRIGGADLNPYLACAALLAAGLAGIEQGMALEPELRGDMYGAREAREIPKTLREAADLLEGSDMLRAAFGDDVVEHYTHAARWEISEHDRVVTDWERKRLLERG